One genomic window of Osmia bicornis bicornis chromosome 3, iOsmBic2.1, whole genome shotgun sequence includes the following:
- the LOC114881422 gene encoding serine/threonine-protein phosphatase 5, producing MSENAEITGVISPEDAAKAEKFKEEANEYFKNQDYTKAIELYTKAIECNPTVAVYYGNRSFAYLKTECFGYALTDASKAIDLDKNYVKGYYRRAAAHMSLGKFKLALKDYKTVTKARPNDKDAMVKYTECCKILKMLAFEKAISVEENKKNIADMINLEEMAIEDEYVGPKLEDGKVTLQFMQDLLNWYKKQNKLHRKYAYKILLDVKAWFMAQPSLIDITIPDDSKFTICGDIHGQFYDLLNIFELNGLPSETNPYLFNGDFVDRGSFSVECIFTLFGFKLLYPNHFFMSRGNHESATMNQMYGFDGEVKTKYSAQMAELFTEVYNWLPLAHCLNNRVLVMHGGLFSRDDVTLKEIREIDRNRQPPEEGLMCELLWSDPQPQPGRAPSKRGVGVQFGPDVTQNFLAMNNLDYIVRSHEVKNEGYEIGHDGKCITVFSAPNYCDTMGNRGAFITLNGKDMEPHFTSYEGVPHPNLRPMAYANSLLKFMC from the exons ATCAAGATTATACCAAAGCTATAGAATTATACACTAAAGCTATAGAGTGTAATCCTACGGTGGCAGTATATTACGGCAATAGAAGTTTTGCGTATTTAAAAACAGAATGTTTTGGATATGCACTTACAGATGCCTCTAAAGCTATCGATTTagataaaaattatgttaaagGGTATTATCGTAGAGCTGCAGCACACATGTCACTTGGCAAATTCAAGCTAGCTCTTAAGGATTATAAAACCGTTACTAAGGCAAGACCAAACGATAAAGATGCAATGGTTAAATATACAGAatgttgtaaaatattaaaaatgttagCTTTCGAGAAAGCAATTTCTGTggaagaaaacaaaaagaatataGCTGATATGATTAATTTAGAAGAAATGG CAATTGAAGATGAATATGTAGGACCTAAACTTGAAGATGGAAAAGTTACTTTACAATTTATGCAAGACTTATTAAATTGgtacaaaaaacaaaataaattacatcgTAAATATGcttataaaattcttttagATGTAAAAGCATGGTTTATGGCACAACCAAGCTTAATTGATATTACAATTCCTGATGACAGTAAATTTACTATTTGTGGAGACATACATGGGCAGTTCTATGATTtacttaatatttttgaattaaatGGATTACCTTCAGAAACTAATCCTTAT TTATTCAATGGGGATTTTGTAGATAGAGGTTCATTTTCTGTAGAATGTATATTCACCTTGTTTGGATTTAAATTGTTGTATccaaatcatttttttatgtCTAGAG GTAATCATGAATCTGCCACAATGAATCAGATGTATGGATTTGATGGCGaagtaaaaacaaaatattctgCTCAAATGGCAGAATTATTTACAGAAGTTTACAATTGGCTTCCACTTGCCCATTGTCTTAACAACAGAGTACTC GTAATGCATGGAGGTCTATTTTCAAGAGATGATGTCACATTAAAAGAAATTCGAGAAATTGATAGAAATAGGCAACCACCAGAAGAAGGATTAATGTGTGAACTATTGTGGTCGGATCCGCAGCCTCAACCAGGAAGAGCACCCAGTAAAAGAGGAGTTGGTGTTCAATTTGGACCTGATGTTACACAAAATTTCCTTGCTATGAACAATCTTGATTATATTGTAAGAAGCCACGAAGTGAAAAATGAGGGATATGAAATCGGACATGATGGGAAATGCATTACTGTGTTCTCTGCTCCAAATTATTG TGATACTATGGGTAACCGGGGTGCCTTCATCACACTTAATGGTAAAGACATGGAACCCCATTTCACATCGTATGAAGGAGTG CCTCATCCAAATCTAAGGCCAATGGCATATGCTAATTCTTTACTAAAATTCATGTGCTAG